A single region of the Arthrobacter sp. PAMC25564 genome encodes:
- a CDS encoding iron-sulfur cluster assembly accessory protein produces the protein MSTTTNENSADTTATAAGELATHEVKLTDVAAGKVRSLLEQEGRTDLRLRVAVQPGGCSGLIYQLYFDERILDGDAVRDYDGVEVVVDKMSVPYLSGASIDFEDTISKQGFTIDNPNAGGSCACGDSFH, from the coding sequence ATGAGCACTACAACCAATGAAAACAGCGCCGACACCACCGCCACGGCGGCCGGGGAGCTGGCCACCCACGAGGTCAAGCTCACTGACGTCGCCGCCGGCAAGGTCCGCAGCCTCCTGGAGCAGGAAGGCCGCACCGATCTGCGCCTCCGCGTCGCCGTGCAGCCGGGCGGTTGCTCCGGCCTGATCTACCAGCTCTACTTCGACGAGAGGATCCTGGACGGAGACGCCGTCCGCGACTACGACGGCGTTGAAGTCGTCGTGGACAAGATGAGTGTCCCTTACCTCAGCGGTGCCAGCATCGACTTCGAGGACACCATCTCCAAGCAGGGCTTCACCATTGACAATCCGAACGCCGGCGGCTCCTGTGCATGCGGTGATTCCTTCCACTAA
- the coxB gene encoding cytochrome c oxidase subunit II: MSSQNRTGSRRKQITTITGLALAGALALTGCSPEVQKGWLPTERGTTSNTDRIMDLWVNSWIAALVVGIITWGLMIWCIVAYRRRKGTVGFPRQNSFNLPLEVFYLTIPVFMVLVFFYFTDRDQQSIDDRSKPADVVVDVRGKQWAWDFNYKKGDVVTGDVHEAGVQAHLTGSDIDKEKLPTLYLPVNKSVDLELNSRDVIHSFWVPAFLQKRDMIPGKTNYIRFTPTKEGTYDGKCAELCGEYHSEMLFRVKVVSESEFNAHLDKLRQDGNTGLLGDEYDRNPDLLNVTK, translated from the coding sequence GTGAGTTCGCAGAACCGAACCGGCAGCCGACGCAAACAGATCACTACGATCACTGGCTTGGCACTAGCCGGCGCGTTGGCTTTGACTGGATGTTCACCAGAGGTACAGAAGGGGTGGTTGCCCACTGAGCGTGGCACCACCAGTAACACTGACCGCATCATGGACCTCTGGGTCAACTCATGGATCGCCGCGCTGGTCGTCGGCATCATTACGTGGGGCCTGATGATCTGGTGCATCGTCGCTTACCGGCGGCGGAAGGGCACCGTAGGTTTCCCCCGCCAGAACAGCTTTAACCTGCCCCTTGAGGTTTTCTACCTCACGATCCCGGTGTTCATGGTCCTGGTGTTCTTCTACTTCACCGACCGCGACCAGCAGTCGATTGATGACCGCTCCAAGCCGGCCGACGTCGTGGTAGACGTCCGCGGCAAGCAGTGGGCATGGGACTTCAACTACAAGAAGGGTGACGTCGTCACCGGAGATGTACACGAAGCCGGCGTCCAGGCCCACCTCACCGGTTCAGACATCGACAAGGAAAAGCTGCCGACGCTCTACCTGCCGGTGAACAAGTCCGTCGACCTGGAGCTCAACTCCCGCGACGTGATCCACTCCTTCTGGGTTCCTGCCTTCCTGCAGAAGCGGGACATGATCCCCGGCAAGACCAACTACATCAGGTTCACCCCCACCAAAGAGGGCACCTATGACGGCAAGTGCGCCGAACTCTGTGGCGAATACCACTCCGAAATGCTTTTCCGCGTCAAGGTTGTCTCCGAATCGGAGTTCAATGCGCACCTGGACAAGCTTCGCCAGGACGGCAACACCGGCCTGCTCGGTGATGAGTACGACCGCAACCCCGACCTGCTGAACGTAACAAAGTAA
- the ctaD gene encoding cytochrome c oxidase subunit I translates to MATTYTQSAGTLEAPVVPKSKGRIVVNWITSTDHKTIGYMYLIASFVFFCFGGIMALLIRAELFEPGMQILQTKEQYNQLFTMHGTVMLLMFATPLFAGFTNVIMPLQIGAPDVAFPRLNALAFWFFLFGSTIAVSGFITPQGAASFGWFAYAPLSNTTFSPGIGGDLWVFGLALSGFGTILGAVNFITTIICMRAPGMTMWRMPIFTWNALVTSILVLMAFPPLAAALFALGADRRFGAHIFDPENGGAVLWQHLFWFFGHPEVYIIALPFFGIVSEIFPVFSRKPIFGYKGLVYATISIAALSVTVWAHHMYVTGSVLLPFFSFMTMLIAVPTGVKFFNWIGTMWRGSITFETPMLWSIGFLATFLFGGLTGIILASPPLDFHVSDSYFVVAHFHYVVFGTVVFAMFAGFYFWWPKWTGKMLNERLGKIHFWMLFLGFHGTFLIQHWLGVEGMPRRYADYLPEDNFTWMNQFSTYSSFLLGASMIPFFWNVYITWRSNERVEVDDPWGFGASLEWATSCPPPRHNFTSLPRIRSERPALDLHHPELAQSHTVESPAPAAAVLGNADQKDNSK, encoded by the coding sequence GTGGCAACCACCTACACTCAATCCGCCGGGACCCTTGAGGCTCCCGTAGTGCCCAAATCCAAGGGGCGCATCGTCGTCAACTGGATTACCTCCACCGACCACAAGACCATCGGGTACATGTACCTGATCGCGTCCTTCGTGTTCTTCTGCTTCGGCGGCATCATGGCGCTGCTGATCCGCGCCGAACTCTTCGAGCCCGGCATGCAGATCCTGCAGACCAAGGAGCAGTACAACCAGCTGTTCACGATGCACGGCACCGTGATGCTGCTGATGTTCGCGACGCCGCTGTTCGCCGGCTTCACCAACGTGATCATGCCGCTGCAGATCGGCGCACCCGACGTCGCCTTCCCGCGGCTGAACGCACTGGCCTTCTGGTTCTTCCTCTTCGGTTCCACCATCGCCGTCTCCGGCTTCATCACCCCGCAGGGTGCGGCGTCGTTCGGCTGGTTCGCGTACGCGCCGCTGTCCAACACAACATTCAGCCCCGGTATCGGCGGCGACTTGTGGGTCTTCGGCCTGGCGCTCTCGGGCTTCGGCACCATCCTGGGTGCGGTCAACTTCATCACCACGATCATCTGCATGCGCGCCCCGGGCATGACCATGTGGCGGATGCCGATCTTCACCTGGAACGCACTGGTCACGTCCATCCTGGTCCTGATGGCATTCCCGCCGCTGGCCGCGGCACTCTTCGCCCTCGGGGCGGACCGCCGCTTCGGTGCGCATATCTTCGACCCCGAAAACGGCGGAGCCGTCCTCTGGCAGCACCTGTTCTGGTTCTTCGGCCACCCCGAGGTGTACATCATTGCGCTGCCGTTCTTCGGCATCGTGTCGGAAATCTTCCCGGTCTTCAGCCGCAAGCCGATCTTCGGCTACAAGGGCCTGGTTTACGCCACGATCTCCATTGCCGCGCTGTCCGTCACCGTGTGGGCCCACCACATGTATGTCACCGGCTCGGTGCTGCTGCCGTTCTTCTCCTTCATGACCATGCTGATCGCCGTGCCTACGGGCGTGAAGTTCTTCAACTGGATCGGCACCATGTGGCGGGGCTCGATCACCTTCGAAACCCCCATGCTCTGGAGCATCGGCTTCCTGGCCACCTTCCTCTTCGGCGGCCTGACCGGCATCATCCTGGCATCACCGCCGCTCGACTTCCACGTCTCGGACTCATACTTCGTGGTGGCCCACTTCCACTACGTGGTGTTCGGCACCGTGGTCTTCGCGATGTTTGCCGGCTTCTACTTCTGGTGGCCCAAGTGGACCGGCAAGATGCTCAACGAACGCCTCGGCAAGATCCACTTCTGGATGCTGTTCCTCGGTTTCCACGGCACCTTCCTGATCCAGCACTGGCTCGGCGTTGAGGGTATGCCCCGTCGCTACGCGGACTACCTGCCGGAGGATAACTTCACCTGGATGAACCAGTTCTCCACCTACTCCTCCTTCCTGCTTGGCGCTTCGATGATCCCGTTCTTCTGGAACGTGTACATCACCTGGCGCAGCAACGAGCGCGTGGAAGTTGACGACCCGTGGGGCTTCGGCGCTTCGCTGGAGTGGGCCACGTCCTGCCCGCCGCCGCGCCACAACTTCACCTCCCTGCCGCGCATCCGTTCGGAGCGCCCCGCCCTGGACCTCCACCATCCAGAGCTTGCCCAGTCGCACACCGTTGAGTCTCCTGCCCCGGCAGCGGCGGTGCTCGGTAACGCCGATCAGAAGGACAACTCCAAATGA
- a CDS encoding cytochrome c oxidase subunit 4, whose protein sequence is MRIESWIFGGGPLFFVPVAVVYGFLTHWTEWVGTLALLLVAALSGMIGAYLGYTGKRVGMRPEDRMDAEIHEGSGEQGHFSPWSWWPLVLGLACAGGFLGMAVGFWIVFIAGGLAVVALVGWVYEYSRGDHAH, encoded by the coding sequence ATGAGGATTGAATCATGGATTTTTGGAGGCGGACCCCTGTTCTTCGTCCCGGTCGCCGTGGTCTACGGATTCCTGACGCACTGGACTGAGTGGGTGGGGACCCTGGCCCTCCTGCTGGTAGCCGCCCTCTCCGGCATGATCGGCGCCTACCTTGGTTATACCGGCAAGCGCGTCGGCATGCGTCCCGAGGACCGGATGGACGCCGAGATCCACGAAGGCTCCGGCGAACAGGGCCACTTCAGCCCGTGGAGCTGGTGGCCGCTGGTCCTGGGTCTCGCCTGCGCCGGCGGGTTCCTCGGAATGGCCGTTGGATTCTGGATCGTTTTCATCGCCGGCGGCCTCGCGGTCGTCGCCCTGGTCGGCTGGGTCTACGAGTACAGCCGCGGCGACCACGCGCACTAG
- a CDS encoding HPr family phosphocarrier protein → MPVRKAIVQAAVGLHARPAAVFVRAVTETGLPVTISKDGKPGVDARSLLEVMTEDFYYGCEVELAVAPDAVPDRYTLTDAERALELLCSVLESAQAR, encoded by the coding sequence TTGCCAGTTCGGAAGGCAATCGTCCAGGCGGCCGTCGGCCTCCATGCCCGCCCGGCGGCGGTGTTTGTCCGGGCCGTCACCGAGACGGGGCTGCCGGTCACCATCAGCAAGGACGGCAAGCCGGGCGTCGATGCACGTTCCCTGCTGGAGGTCATGACCGAGGACTTCTACTATGGCTGCGAAGTCGAACTCGCCGTGGCACCCGACGCCGTGCCGGACCGCTACACCCTCACCGACGCGGAGAGAGCCCTCGAACTCCTCTGTTCCGTGTTGGAGTCCGCACAGGCCCGCTAG
- a CDS encoding GntR family transcriptional regulator, whose product MGSNASRMAGEIDRQNGTPIYVQLREILRTHIATSCPPGSALPSERDLSERFGLARMTVRQAIDALVGEEVIERVVGLGTFVRKPKLDLQVKLTSYSEEMQRRGMVPAAKVLSFEQIGASAFLARELQLDEGTPLVRFRRLLLADNEPMSVDENFIPAHRVPGLLDGEPPTSLYNVLSERYGLVMEWGEDMIEATAASPSTARLLNVDVGSPLLKIQRHAFVARAMVDYSVSYYRADRYKLWVPLQRPGIRPTRNYASGYRP is encoded by the coding sequence ATGGGTTCTAACGCCTCGCGGATGGCCGGTGAGATCGACCGGCAGAATGGCACGCCCATCTACGTCCAGCTGCGCGAAATCCTCCGCACCCACATCGCGACTTCCTGCCCGCCGGGCTCGGCACTCCCGTCCGAGCGGGACCTTTCGGAACGGTTCGGGCTTGCCCGGATGACTGTCCGGCAGGCCATCGACGCCCTCGTAGGGGAGGAGGTCATCGAGCGGGTCGTGGGTCTGGGCACCTTTGTCCGGAAGCCAAAGCTGGATCTCCAGGTCAAGCTGACCTCCTACAGTGAGGAAATGCAGCGCCGCGGCATGGTCCCGGCGGCAAAAGTCCTCAGCTTCGAACAGATCGGCGCCAGCGCCTTCCTGGCCCGCGAACTACAGCTGGACGAGGGGACGCCCCTCGTCCGGTTCCGGCGCCTCCTGCTGGCCGACAACGAGCCCATGAGCGTGGACGAGAATTTCATCCCGGCCCACCGTGTGCCCGGCCTGCTCGACGGCGAGCCGCCCACCTCGCTCTACAACGTGCTCAGCGAACGCTACGGCCTCGTGATGGAGTGGGGCGAGGACATGATCGAGGCCACGGCTGCGTCACCCTCAACGGCGCGGCTGCTTAACGTCGACGTCGGCTCCCCGCTCCTGAAGATCCAGCGGCACGCCTTTGTTGCCAGGGCAATGGTCGACTACTCGGTGTCCTACTACCGTGCCGACCGGTACAAACTCTGGGTGCCGCTGCAGCGTCCCGGCATCAGGCCGACCCGCAACTACGCCTCCGGGTACCGCCCCTAA
- a CDS encoding cytochrome bc complex cytochrome b subunit: MSAPSTAEAPTFVAKTKGGRITDFVDERVGGSGILREFGRKVFPDHWSFMFGEVALYSFVILLLSGTFLTFFFDPSMAETHYAGSYTPLKNVEMSVAYSSSLNISFDVRGGLFMRQVHHWSALLFVASVSVHMLRVFFTGAFRKPREMNWVVGGVLLILSMAAGFTGYSLPDDLLSGNGLRIIDGVIKSIPVIGTYISFFLFGGEFPGTAIIGRLYMLHILLVPALILLMIVLHLFMVVVHKHTQYPGPGRNDGNVVGYPLGPVYAAKAGGFFFIVFGVIALMAGFFTINPIWNYGPYDPSPVSAGTQPDWYIGFVDGALRLMAGTFGDWHVEQLWFGHVFTFNVLLPALVPAGILFTVMFTYPWIERWITKDNREHHVLDRPRNAPTRTAIGAAGFTWYCVMWAAAGSDLIATHFHVALNDVTYWLRALFFVGPILAFIVTKRVALALQRKDREIALHGRETGRIVRLPHGEFIEVHAPLDEYKRYKLIGFESPVPLPEVPNEHGIVDRKEKRRAKLSRFFFEDRVAPATPAELEAAHGHHGGHEAVESAGSQKTLSH, encoded by the coding sequence ATGAGCGCACCGTCAACAGCTGAAGCCCCCACCTTCGTCGCCAAGACTAAAGGTGGCCGTATAACCGACTTCGTCGACGAGCGTGTCGGTGGATCCGGAATTCTCCGTGAATTTGGCCGTAAGGTCTTCCCGGACCACTGGTCTTTCATGTTCGGTGAAGTGGCACTGTACTCCTTCGTCATCCTGCTCCTTTCGGGCACGTTCCTGACCTTCTTCTTCGATCCGTCCATGGCGGAGACCCACTATGCGGGCTCCTACACGCCGCTGAAGAACGTCGAAATGTCCGTCGCCTACAGTTCCTCGCTGAACATCTCCTTCGATGTCCGCGGCGGCCTGTTCATGCGCCAGGTCCACCACTGGTCGGCCCTGCTGTTCGTGGCTTCGGTGTCCGTTCACATGCTGCGCGTCTTCTTCACCGGCGCCTTCCGCAAGCCCCGCGAAATGAACTGGGTGGTGGGCGGCGTCCTGCTGATCCTCTCGATGGCCGCCGGCTTCACCGGTTACTCGCTCCCCGATGACCTGCTCTCCGGCAACGGCCTGCGCATCATCGACGGCGTCATCAAGTCCATCCCGGTGATCGGCACGTACATCTCGTTCTTCCTCTTCGGCGGAGAATTCCCCGGCACCGCCATCATCGGCCGCCTGTACATGCTCCACATCCTGCTGGTTCCCGCACTCATCCTCCTGATGATCGTGCTCCACCTGTTCATGGTGGTCGTGCACAAGCACACGCAGTACCCCGGCCCCGGACGTAACGACGGCAATGTCGTCGGCTACCCCCTCGGCCCGGTCTACGCAGCCAAGGCCGGCGGATTCTTCTTCATCGTCTTCGGCGTGATCGCCCTGATGGCCGGGTTCTTCACGATCAACCCGATCTGGAACTACGGCCCCTACGATCCCTCCCCCGTCTCCGCAGGAACCCAGCCTGACTGGTACATCGGCTTCGTCGACGGTGCCTTGCGCCTGATGGCGGGTACGTTCGGCGACTGGCACGTCGAGCAGCTGTGGTTCGGTCACGTCTTCACTTTCAACGTGCTGCTGCCGGCCCTGGTGCCTGCGGGGATCCTCTTCACCGTGATGTTCACCTACCCGTGGATCGAACGCTGGATCACCAAGGACAACCGCGAGCACCACGTCCTGGACCGTCCGCGCAACGCCCCGACCCGTACCGCCATCGGAGCAGCCGGTTTCACCTGGTACTGCGTCATGTGGGCCGCGGCCGGCTCGGACCTGATCGCCACGCACTTCCACGTCGCGCTGAATGATGTGACGTACTGGCTGCGGGCCCTGTTCTTCGTCGGCCCGATCCTCGCCTTCATCGTGACGAAGCGCGTTGCGCTGGCGTTGCAGCGCAAGGACCGCGAGATCGCCCTCCATGGCCGCGAAACCGGCCGTATCGTGCGCCTGCCGCACGGTGAGTTCATCGAGGTCCACGCCCCGCTGGACGAGTACAAGCGCTACAAGCTGATCGGCTTCGAATCCCCGGTTCCGCTGCCTGAGGTACCCAATGAGCACGGCATCGTGGACCGGAAGGAGAAGCGCCGCGCGAAGCTCTCACGCTTCTTCTTCGAGGACCGGGTAGCCCCGGCAACCCCGGCCGAACTTGAGGCGGCCCATGGCCACCACGGCGGCCACGAGGCTGTTGAGTCTGCAGGGTCCCAGAAGACCCTCAGCCACTAA
- a CDS encoding Rieske 2Fe-2S domain-containing protein → MGNHSDGSPNHSGTVATAGQNEVEKFQDPGIPPHRLRLADTDPRAAKKAERQVALLFGISVVGTLIFLVAYFAIDLGDDSSIGTIRLQNALLGIGTAFAMLGIGTGIVHWAKALMPDHEVSEERHAIRTEEDRLAAVRIVDDIVEETGIKRRPLIRNTLLGAMALAPLPALAVFGDLGPRPDDKLAHTMWAPQGGKLKRLTRDPDGTPIKATDVTIGSAFHVIPEGLNELQEGKLNEKAKAVVLLMRLNPESLKPSAGREDWSYNGIVAYSKICTHVGCPVALYEQQTHHLLCPCHQSTFDLTQECKVIFGPASRPLPQLPIAVDAEGYLVATSDFHEPVGPSYWERDEHERTVNS, encoded by the coding sequence ATGGGCAACCATAGTGACGGCAGTCCGAACCACTCGGGCACCGTAGCTACGGCTGGTCAGAATGAGGTGGAGAAGTTCCAGGATCCTGGAATTCCCCCGCATCGTTTGCGCCTGGCTGACACGGACCCGAGGGCCGCGAAGAAAGCAGAACGGCAGGTAGCCCTTCTTTTCGGGATTTCGGTCGTTGGCACCCTGATTTTCCTGGTGGCGTACTTTGCCATCGATCTGGGAGACGACTCCTCGATCGGGACCATCCGGTTGCAGAATGCGCTGCTGGGCATCGGCACCGCCTTTGCCATGCTGGGCATCGGCACCGGCATTGTCCACTGGGCCAAGGCCCTCATGCCGGACCATGAGGTCTCGGAAGAGCGCCATGCCATCCGTACTGAGGAAGACCGGCTGGCCGCCGTCCGCATTGTCGATGACATTGTGGAGGAAACCGGCATCAAGCGCCGGCCGCTGATCCGCAACACGCTGCTTGGCGCCATGGCGCTGGCTCCCCTGCCGGCGCTGGCCGTCTTCGGAGACCTTGGTCCCCGCCCGGACGACAAGCTTGCGCACACCATGTGGGCACCGCAGGGTGGCAAGCTCAAGCGGCTCACCCGCGACCCCGATGGCACCCCCATCAAGGCCACAGACGTCACCATCGGCTCCGCCTTCCACGTCATCCCGGAAGGACTCAACGAGCTGCAGGAGGGCAAGCTGAACGAAAAGGCCAAGGCCGTCGTCCTGCTCATGCGTCTCAACCCGGAATCCCTCAAGCCTTCCGCGGGCCGCGAGGACTGGAGCTACAACGGCATCGTTGCCTACTCCAAGATCTGCACCCACGTGGGCTGCCCTGTTGCCCTGTACGAGCAGCAAACCCACCATCTGCTGTGCCCGTGCCACCAGTCAACCTTCGACCTGACCCAGGAATGCAAGGTTATCTTCGGCCCGGCCAGCCGGCCCCTCCCCCAGCTGCCCATCGCGGTAGACGCAGAGGGCTACCTGGTCGCTACCAGCGACTTCCATGAACCTGTTGGACCGAGCTACTGGGAGCGTGATGAGCATGAGCGCACCGTCAACAGCTGA
- a CDS encoding c-type cytochrome, producing the protein MKALSQKRRHPLAAIALLLMGLLVTGGLYAVATTVNQAKADTTSSTASDVEEGGKLFAANCATCHGMGASGSKDGPSLVGVGAAAVDFQVGTGRMPMQMNGPQANKKPAQFNEQQTSQLAAYVATLGPGPSIPEAGLLDEKGDAAKGGELFRTNCAMCHNAAAAGGALTRGKFAPALAGVSGTHIYEAMVTGPQNMPVFSNANISPEGKRDIITFLKQIETNGSPGGADLGALGPVSEGLFVWIAGLGVIIAFTIWLTSRTS; encoded by the coding sequence GTGAAGGCACTCTCGCAGAAGCGACGTCACCCACTGGCAGCAATTGCATTGCTGCTGATGGGCCTCCTGGTCACTGGTGGGCTGTATGCCGTTGCCACAACCGTCAATCAGGCCAAGGCCGACACCACCAGCTCCACCGCAAGCGACGTAGAGGAAGGCGGCAAGCTCTTTGCCGCCAACTGCGCCACGTGCCACGGCATGGGTGCCAGCGGCTCCAAAGACGGACCCTCCCTGGTCGGCGTCGGCGCAGCCGCCGTTGACTTCCAGGTCGGCACCGGACGCATGCCCATGCAGATGAACGGCCCGCAGGCCAACAAGAAGCCCGCCCAGTTCAATGAGCAGCAGACCAGCCAGCTGGCCGCTTACGTGGCTACGCTCGGCCCCGGCCCGTCGATTCCGGAAGCGGGTCTCCTTGATGAGAAGGGCGACGCCGCAAAGGGCGGCGAGCTCTTCCGGACGAACTGCGCCATGTGCCACAACGCTGCTGCCGCGGGCGGCGCACTTACCCGGGGCAAGTTCGCCCCGGCCCTTGCGGGTGTCAGCGGCACGCACATCTACGAAGCGATGGTTACCGGCCCCCAGAACATGCCGGTCTTCAGCAACGCCAATATCTCCCCCGAGGGGAAGCGCGACATCATCACGTTCCTGAAGCAGATCGAAACCAACGGTTCACCCGGTGGCGCCGACCTGGGAGCTTTGGGTCCTGTATCCGAAGGTCTGTTTGTCTGGATTGCCGGCCTGGGCGTCATCATCGCCTTCACCATCTGGCTGACATCCCGGACGTCCTGA
- a CDS encoding heme-copper oxidase subunit III, with translation MTSATHAPSTPAHPTLNRPNMVSVGTVVWLSSELMFFAGLFAMYFTLRSTSGQMWAEETAKLNFPFALVNTIVLVASSFTCQMGVFAAERLQPRRSGGPLSFTRWGMNEWFTLTFLMGAFFVAGQSTEYAMLVSEHVSLSSNAYGSAFYITTGFHGLHVIGGLVAFLLIIGRSFAAKKFGHFEATSAIVTSYYWHFVDVVWIGLFLVIYVLK, from the coding sequence GTGACATCTGCGACCCATGCCCCCAGTACCCCGGCGCACCCGACGCTGAATCGCCCGAACATGGTTTCTGTTGGAACCGTCGTCTGGCTCTCCAGTGAGTTGATGTTCTTCGCCGGTCTCTTCGCCATGTACTTCACACTCCGTTCGACTTCCGGACAGATGTGGGCCGAGGAGACAGCCAAGCTCAACTTCCCCTTTGCGCTCGTTAACACCATCGTCCTTGTGGCAAGTTCCTTTACCTGCCAGATGGGCGTCTTCGCCGCTGAGCGGCTCCAGCCGCGCCGGAGCGGAGGACCCCTGAGCTTCACCCGGTGGGGAATGAACGAATGGTTCACCCTCACCTTCCTCATGGGTGCCTTCTTCGTTGCCGGCCAGTCGACGGAGTACGCCATGCTCGTTTCCGAGCATGTCTCGCTCTCCTCCAACGCTTATGGCTCGGCGTTCTACATAACGACGGGCTTCCACGGCCTGCACGTTATCGGCGGCCTGGTTGCCTTCCTGCTCATCATCGGCCGCTCCTTCGCTGCAAAGAAGTTCGGCCACTTTGAGGCAACCTCAGCGATTGTCACCTCGTACTACTGGCACTTTGTGGACGTCGTGTGGATCGGCCTCTTCCTGGTCATCTACGTCCTCAAGTAG
- the trpD gene encoding anthranilate phosphoribosyltransferase: protein MTSQASAQAAGNTWPRLINALINGTDLTAGNTEWAMNSIMSGEASPAQVAGFLVALRSKGETVDELAGLVEAMIANANPIEIAGEKLDIVGTGGDQQNTVNISTMAALISAGAGAKVVKHGNRAASSTSGSADVLEALGVRLDLPIPRVARNAEEAGITFCFAQVFHPSMRHAAVARRELGVPTAFNFLGPMINPANVQASAVGVANEQMAPLVAGVLAKRGSRGLVFRGNDGLDELTTTGPSHVWEIRNGEVVESVFDPRELGIRQATLDELRGGDAVANAAVVRAVLSGAPGPARDAALLNAAAGLVAFDLDAVGTLTERMTAAMKRAEESVASGAAAAVLDRWVALSRS from the coding sequence GTGACTTCTCAGGCATCTGCACAGGCGGCAGGCAACACCTGGCCGCGGCTCATCAACGCCCTCATTAACGGTACGGACCTCACCGCCGGCAATACCGAGTGGGCCATGAACTCGATCATGTCCGGTGAGGCCAGCCCCGCACAGGTCGCCGGCTTCCTGGTGGCGCTTCGCTCCAAGGGCGAGACCGTGGACGAACTGGCAGGACTGGTCGAGGCAATGATCGCCAACGCCAACCCCATTGAGATTGCCGGCGAGAAGCTGGACATCGTCGGAACCGGCGGGGACCAGCAGAACACCGTGAATATCTCCACCATGGCCGCGCTGATTTCCGCCGGCGCGGGGGCGAAGGTGGTTAAGCACGGGAACCGTGCGGCATCGTCCACGTCCGGGTCCGCCGACGTGCTGGAAGCCCTGGGCGTGCGCCTGGACCTGCCGATTCCGCGTGTGGCCCGTAACGCGGAGGAGGCCGGAATCACCTTCTGCTTCGCCCAGGTGTTCCACCCTTCCATGCGGCATGCCGCCGTCGCGCGCCGCGAACTCGGCGTGCCGACTGCCTTCAACTTCCTGGGCCCCATGATCAACCCCGCGAATGTGCAGGCCTCCGCGGTCGGCGTGGCCAACGAACAGATGGCGCCGCTGGTGGCAGGAGTACTGGCCAAGCGCGGCAGCCGGGGACTCGTGTTCCGTGGCAACGACGGCCTCGACGAACTGACCACCACCGGCCCTTCGCACGTCTGGGAAATCCGCAACGGCGAGGTCGTCGAGTCCGTCTTTGATCCGCGCGAGCTGGGGATCCGCCAGGCGACGCTGGACGAACTGCGGGGCGGCGACGCCGTGGCGAACGCCGCCGTCGTCCGCGCTGTCCTGTCCGGTGCCCCGGGCCCGGCACGCGATGCCGCCCTGCTGAACGCCGCAGCCGGCCTGGTGGCCTTCGACCTGGACGCCGTCGGGACGCTCACCGAGCGCATGACAGCGGCGATGAAGCGGGCCGAGGAATCTGTTGCCTCCGGCGCGGCGGCCGCCGTCCTGGATCGTTGGGTTGCCCTTTCGCGGAGCTGA
- a CDS encoding Lrp/AsnC ligand binding domain-containing protein: MVTAIVLIKTEASRIPETAEEISAIQGISEVYSVTGEWDLIAIARVARHEDLADVIADKLSKVPAVVHTTTQIAFRAYSQHDLDAAFALGFEQ, from the coding sequence GTGGTCACCGCTATCGTCCTGATCAAAACAGAGGCTTCCCGTATCCCCGAGACCGCGGAAGAAATCTCCGCCATCCAGGGGATCAGCGAGGTCTATTCGGTGACGGGCGAATGGGACCTGATCGCCATCGCCCGGGTGGCCCGGCATGAGGACCTTGCGGACGTCATCGCCGACAAGCTCTCCAAGGTTCCAGCCGTAGTGCATACCACCACCCAGATCGCGTTCCGGGCCTACTCGCAGCACGACCTCGACGCGGCCTTCGCCCTCGGTTTCGAGCAGTAA
- a CDS encoding DUF3054 domain-containing protein — MPSSTPPVPRPSTGHRPRSTSKGSALLAAAADAVLILAFAAIGRDAHQRGEVITGVLATAWPFLAGAAVAWLGLRLWRAPLALWPAGVTVWLGTVAVGMLLRAVTGQTVVLPFIIVALISLAVFLLGYRLAVAGLRRLRTRRGQA, encoded by the coding sequence ATGCCTTCGTCGACACCCCCGGTCCCCCGTCCGTCCACCGGCCACCGGCCACGGTCCACAAGCAAGGGTTCCGCACTGCTGGCCGCGGCCGCCGATGCGGTGCTGATCCTGGCCTTCGCCGCCATCGGCCGGGACGCCCACCAGCGCGGGGAGGTCATCACCGGCGTCCTTGCCACCGCCTGGCCGTTCCTCGCCGGAGCCGCCGTGGCGTGGCTCGGCCTGCGGCTGTGGCGCGCTCCACTGGCACTGTGGCCCGCCGGCGTCACCGTCTGGCTGGGAACGGTAGCCGTCGGCATGCTCCTGAGGGCAGTCACCGGGCAGACCGTGGTGCTGCCTTTCATCATCGTGGCGCTGATCAGCCTGGCGGTGTTCCTGCTCGGCTACCGCTTGGCGGTGGCAGGGTTGCGGCGGCTCCGGACGCGCCGCGGGCAGGCCTGA